In one Umezawaea sp. Da 62-37 genomic region, the following are encoded:
- a CDS encoding cobyric acid synthase, with the protein MMSVGTDIGGRAVVAGALLVAGTTSDAGKSVLVAGICRWLARRGVRVAPFKAQNMSNNSVVAFDGGEIGRAQAVQAAACGLEPSVRFNPVLLKPGGDRTSQVVVLGRAVGEVSALSYRDRKAELFKTVLSTLDSLRGDYEVVVCEGAGSPTEINLRANDIANMGLARAAGLPVLVVGDIDRGGVFAHLFGTLALLDAADQALVTGFVVNKFRGDPALLEPGLRQLRALTGRPVYGVLPWREELWLDAEDSLSYTADGVIGRPRPPVGEQWLRVAVVRLPRISNATDVEALACEPGVSVRFVTEPSRVADADLVVLPGSKATVDDLAWLRRTGLADAITAHARRGLPVLGICGGFQMLGAGITDAVESRAGEVEGLGLLDVDVRFDVDKTLRRPTGTAMGEPVTGYEIHHGRVVRRGELDGLVVLPDGTGEGAVAGPVAGTHWHGLLENDAFRRAFLRWAAARAGRDGFEPAADVDFAAARAAQLDLLGDLVADHLDTEALLGLLARGAPSGLPFVPPGAPPAP; encoded by the coding sequence ATGATGTCAGTCGGGACCGACATCGGGGGGAGAGCAGTCGTGGCGGGTGCGTTGCTGGTGGCCGGGACGACCTCCGACGCGGGCAAGAGCGTGCTCGTGGCGGGCATCTGCCGGTGGTTGGCGCGGCGCGGGGTCCGGGTGGCGCCGTTCAAGGCGCAGAACATGTCGAACAACTCGGTGGTCGCGTTCGACGGCGGCGAGATCGGCCGCGCGCAGGCCGTGCAGGCCGCCGCGTGCGGGCTGGAGCCGAGCGTCCGGTTCAACCCGGTGCTGCTCAAGCCGGGTGGCGACCGGACGTCGCAGGTGGTCGTGCTGGGCCGTGCGGTCGGTGAGGTGTCCGCTTTGTCCTACCGGGACCGCAAGGCCGAGCTGTTCAAGACGGTCTTGTCCACTTTGGACTCCTTGCGCGGCGACTACGAGGTCGTGGTGTGCGAGGGCGCGGGCTCGCCCACCGAGATCAACCTGCGGGCCAACGACATCGCGAACATGGGCCTGGCGCGGGCCGCGGGCCTGCCGGTGCTGGTGGTCGGCGACATCGACCGCGGCGGCGTGTTCGCGCACCTGTTCGGCACGCTCGCGCTGCTCGACGCGGCGGACCAGGCCCTGGTGACCGGGTTCGTGGTCAACAAGTTCCGCGGCGACCCCGCGCTGCTCGAACCGGGGCTGCGCCAGCTGCGGGCGCTCACCGGCAGGCCGGTGTACGGGGTGCTGCCGTGGCGCGAGGAGCTGTGGCTCGACGCCGAGGACTCGCTGTCCTACACCGCGGACGGCGTGATCGGCAGGCCGCGACCGCCGGTGGGCGAGCAGTGGCTGCGGGTCGCGGTCGTGAGGCTGCCGCGGATCTCCAACGCGACGGACGTGGAGGCGCTGGCGTGCGAGCCGGGCGTGTCGGTCCGGTTCGTCACCGAGCCCTCCCGCGTCGCCGACGCGGACCTGGTGGTGCTGCCCGGTTCCAAGGCCACCGTCGACGACCTGGCGTGGCTGCGCAGGACCGGGCTGGCCGACGCGATCACCGCGCACGCCCGGCGCGGCCTGCCGGTGCTCGGGATCTGCGGCGGGTTCCAGATGCTCGGCGCCGGGATCACCGACGCCGTGGAGTCACGCGCGGGTGAGGTGGAGGGCTTGGGGCTGCTGGACGTGGACGTGCGGTTCGACGTGGACAAGACGCTGCGCAGGCCGACCGGCACGGCCATGGGCGAGCCGGTCACCGGCTACGAGATCCACCACGGCAGGGTCGTCCGCCGGGGTGAGCTCGACGGCCTCGTGGTGCTGCCGGACGGCACCGGGGAGGGCGCGGTCGCCGGACCGGTCGCGGGCACGCACTGGCACGGCCTGCTGGAGAACGACGCGTTCCGCCGCGCCTTCCTGCGCTGGGCCGCGGCCCGAGCGGGCCGGGACGGCTTCGAGCCCGCCGCGGACGTCGACTTCGCCGCCGCCCGCGCCGCCCAACTCGACCTGCTCGGCGACCTGGTGGCCGACCACCTGGACACCGAAGCCCTGCTCGGCCTGCTGGCCCGCGGAGCACCGTCCGGTCTGCCGTTCGTACCGCCGGGCGCGCCGCCCGCCCCGTGA
- a CDS encoding type II toxin-antitoxin system prevent-host-death family antitoxin: MESIGVRELRQNASVYLRRVAAGESITVTDRGVPVAVLAPPPRDVTLRERLRQSGELLPADGSRATLLEPPLESDLDVSAELDALREDRF, encoded by the coding sequence ATGGAGTCGATCGGTGTTCGGGAACTGCGGCAGAACGCGAGCGTGTACCTGAGGCGGGTAGCGGCCGGTGAGTCGATCACGGTCACCGATCGGGGAGTTCCCGTCGCGGTGCTCGCACCACCGCCGCGGGACGTGACGCTCCGCGAACGCCTGCGCCAGAGCGGCGAACTCCTTCCTGCGGACGGTAGTCGCGCCACGCTGCTCGAACCCCCGCTCGAATCCGACCTCGATGTCTCAGCTGAGCTGGACGCCCTCCGAGAGGACCGATTTTGA
- a CDS encoding GNAT family N-acetyltransferase — MLRLAGARLLDGRDLPEVLGLLEADPVASCMVAARVEIAGLDPWRLGGEVWACDHRALRGGRVDGLCFAGPNLIPLRGNSTALRSFADRARRRGRMCSSLVGPAEQVLGLWQELQPDWGPAREVRDDQPLMALGRGPDVEPDPLVRPVRPEELDRYLPAAIAMFIEEVGVDPCAEDGGAGYRARVSELIAGGRAFARFEGGDVVFKAEIGAMSSKVGQIQGVWVRPDRRGEGIGTAATAAVADRLVRGLGRTASLYVNGYNEVARAAYRRIGFTQVGQYATVLF, encoded by the coding sequence GTGCTGAGGTTGGCCGGAGCGCGGCTGCTCGATGGACGGGACCTGCCCGAGGTGCTCGGGCTGTTGGAGGCCGATCCCGTGGCTTCCTGCATGGTCGCCGCGCGGGTCGAGATCGCCGGGCTCGACCCGTGGCGGCTCGGTGGCGAGGTGTGGGCGTGCGATCACCGGGCCCTGCGCGGAGGGCGGGTCGACGGGCTGTGCTTCGCCGGGCCGAACCTGATCCCGCTGCGGGGCAATTCCACGGCGTTGCGCAGCTTCGCCGACCGGGCTCGGCGGCGGGGGCGGATGTGCTCGTCGCTGGTCGGACCCGCTGAGCAGGTGTTGGGGCTGTGGCAGGAGTTGCAGCCGGACTGGGGACCCGCGCGGGAAGTGCGCGACGACCAGCCGTTGATGGCGTTGGGGCGCGGGCCCGATGTGGAACCGGATCCGCTGGTGCGGCCGGTGCGCCCCGAGGAGCTCGACCGGTACCTGCCCGCGGCGATCGCGATGTTCATCGAAGAGGTGGGTGTCGACCCGTGCGCCGAGGACGGCGGCGCGGGCTACCGGGCGCGGGTGTCCGAGCTGATCGCCGGAGGTCGGGCGTTCGCCCGGTTCGAGGGCGGTGACGTGGTGTTCAAGGCCGAGATCGGGGCCATGTCGAGCAAGGTCGGCCAGATCCAGGGCGTGTGGGTGCGGCCGGACCGGCGGGGCGAGGGCATCGGCACGGCGGCGACCGCCGCGGTGGCGGACCGGTTGGTGCGCGGGCTCGGGAGGACGGCGAGCCTGTACGTGAACGGGTACAACGAGGTCGCCAGGGCGGCGTACCGGCGGATCGGTTTCACCCAGGTCGGGCAGTACGCCACGGTTCTGTTCTGA
- the map gene encoding type I methionyl aminopeptidase translates to MPVRAALKPGQMSPRRPVPSSIARPEYVGKRGPTKTDDPWVQPPEVIEAMRVAGRLGAQALQEAGKVVAPGVTTDEIDAVAHEFLCDNGAYPSTLGYRGFPKSCCTSLNEVICHGIPDSTVVEDGDIVNIDVTAYIGGVHGDTNATFLAGDVSEENRLLVERTHEATMRAIKAVKPGRQLNVVGRVIEAYANRFGYGVVRDFTGHGIGRTFHSGLVVLHYDAPHVPTVIETGMTFTIEPMITLGGIEHDTWADDWTITTKDKSWTAQFEHTILVTDDGAEILTVC, encoded by the coding sequence ATGCCCGTTCGTGCCGCGCTCAAGCCAGGCCAGATGTCCCCCCGTCGCCCCGTGCCCTCGTCGATAGCCCGCCCCGAGTACGTGGGCAAGCGGGGCCCGACGAAGACCGATGACCCGTGGGTGCAGCCGCCCGAGGTGATCGAGGCGATGCGGGTCGCGGGCCGTCTCGGGGCGCAGGCGTTGCAGGAGGCGGGCAAGGTCGTGGCGCCCGGTGTGACGACGGACGAGATCGACGCGGTGGCGCACGAGTTCCTGTGCGACAACGGCGCGTACCCGTCGACGCTGGGCTACCGGGGTTTCCCGAAGTCGTGCTGCACGTCGCTGAACGAGGTCATCTGCCACGGCATCCCGGACTCCACGGTCGTGGAGGACGGCGACATCGTGAACATCGACGTGACCGCCTACATCGGCGGGGTGCACGGCGACACGAACGCGACGTTCCTGGCCGGTGACGTGAGCGAGGAGAACCGGCTGCTGGTCGAGCGCACGCACGAGGCCACGATGCGGGCGATCAAGGCGGTCAAGCCGGGCCGTCAGCTCAACGTGGTGGGCCGGGTCATCGAGGCCTACGCGAACCGGTTCGGCTACGGCGTGGTGCGCGACTTCACCGGCCACGGCATCGGGCGGACGTTCCACAGCGGGCTCGTGGTGCTGCACTACGACGCGCCGCACGTCCCGACCGTGATCGAGACCGGCATGACGTTCACGATCGAGCCGATGATCACCCTCGGCGGGATCGAGCACGACACCTGGGCCGACGACTGGACGATCACGACCAAGGACAAGAGCTGGACCGCCCAGTTCGAGCACACGATCCTGGTCACCGACGACGGCGCCGAGATCCTCACAGTCTGCTGA
- a CDS encoding type II toxin-antitoxin system VapC family toxin, whose translation MIYLDSSALVKLVRKEAESAALGLWLKDNDHPVVSSALARTEVVRAVRRDSETLGARAARVLSGVETMPMTYDLLDEAGLLPGDLRSCDAIHLVSALRLRGDLDAFVAYDKRLMTAAQDAGLHVVAPTA comes from the coding sequence TTGATCTACCTCGATTCTTCCGCACTGGTGAAGCTCGTGCGGAAGGAAGCCGAGAGCGCGGCGTTGGGTCTGTGGCTGAAGGACAACGACCACCCGGTGGTCAGCAGTGCCTTGGCGCGCACCGAAGTCGTCCGAGCGGTTCGTCGTGATTCGGAAACCCTCGGCGCCAGGGCCGCACGGGTGTTGTCGGGTGTGGAGACCATGCCCATGACCTACGACCTCCTCGACGAGGCGGGTCTGCTGCCGGGTGATCTGCGCAGCTGCGACGCCATCCACCTGGTGTCGGCTTTGAGGCTGCGAGGCGACCTCGACGCGTTCGTCGCGTACGACAAGCGGCTCATGACCGCGGCGCAGGACGCGGGTCTGCACGTGGTCGCTCCGACGGCCTGA
- the ispG gene encoding flavodoxin-dependent (E)-4-hydroxy-3-methylbut-2-enyl-diphosphate synthase: protein MPALPPPVLSERRKTRQLMVGSVGVGSEFPVSVQSMTTTLTSDVNATLQQIAELTASGCDIVRVACPSQDDADALKAIATKSQIPVIADIHFQPKYVFAAIEAGCAAVRVNPGNIRKFDDQVKEIAAAAKDHGTPIRIGVNAGSLDPRLMAKYGKATPEALAESAMWEASLFAEHDFHDIKISVKHNDPVVMIRAYEILAEQCDYPLHLGVTEAGPAFQGTIKSAVAFGALLRQGIGDTIRVSLSAPPVEEVKVGIQILQSLNLRPRKLEIVSCPSCGRAQVDVYTLAEQVTAGLEGMEVPLRVAVMGCVVNGPGEAREADLGVASGNGKGQIFVKGKVIKTVPEHQIVETLIEEAMRLAEDMEPVEGLSPAVSVS from the coding sequence ATGCCGGCATTGCCGCCGCCGGTGTTGTCCGAGCGTCGCAAGACGCGGCAGCTCATGGTGGGTTCGGTAGGTGTCGGCAGCGAGTTCCCGGTGTCCGTCCAGTCGATGACGACCACCCTGACCTCGGACGTCAACGCGACGTTGCAGCAGATCGCGGAGTTGACCGCGTCCGGCTGCGACATCGTGCGGGTGGCGTGCCCGTCGCAGGACGACGCGGACGCGTTGAAGGCGATCGCGACCAAGTCGCAGATCCCGGTGATCGCGGACATCCACTTCCAGCCGAAGTACGTGTTCGCGGCCATCGAGGCCGGCTGCGCGGCGGTCCGGGTGAATCCGGGCAACATCCGCAAGTTCGACGACCAGGTCAAGGAGATCGCGGCCGCGGCGAAGGACCACGGCACCCCGATCCGCATCGGCGTGAACGCCGGGTCGCTGGACCCGAGGCTGATGGCGAAGTACGGCAAGGCGACGCCGGAGGCGCTGGCCGAGTCGGCCATGTGGGAGGCGTCGCTGTTCGCCGAGCACGACTTCCACGACATCAAGATCTCGGTGAAGCACAACGACCCGGTCGTGATGATCAGGGCGTACGAGATCCTGGCCGAGCAGTGCGACTACCCGTTGCACCTCGGCGTGACCGAGGCCGGTCCGGCGTTCCAGGGGACGATCAAGTCCGCTGTCGCGTTCGGGGCGCTCCTGCGGCAGGGGATCGGCGACACGATCCGGGTGTCGCTGTCCGCGCCGCCGGTCGAGGAGGTCAAGGTCGGCATCCAGATCCTCCAGTCGCTGAACCTGCGGCCGCGGAAGCTGGAGATCGTGTCCTGCCCGTCGTGCGGGCGGGCGCAGGTCGACGTGTACACGCTCGCGGAGCAGGTCACGGCCGGGCTCGAGGGCATGGAGGTGCCGCTCCGGGTCGCCGTCATGGGCTGCGTCGTCAACGGGCCGGGCGAGGCCCGCGAGGCGGACCTAGGGGTCGCGTCGGGCAACGGTAAGGGCCAGATCTTCGTGAAGGGCAAGGTCATCAAGACCGTGCCCGAACACCAGATCGTGGAGACGCTGATCGAGGAAGCCATGCGGTTGGCGGAGGACATGGAGCCCGTCGAGGGGCTTTCGCCCGCCGTCTCGGTCAGCTGA
- a CDS encoding penicillin-binding transpeptidase domain-containing protein, producing MRVNPELTVVLGALLVISGCGLFQSRPGPDRITDDFLARLSSGDTQAAAALTDDPGQAKDVLDKVRAALKPESVKVKVDQVRNAKGEGTTADATITYDWDLGHNHVWNYQGKLDLRRDDDDWKVHWEPSLVHPKLAAQQSLAVADLTPNLAPVLDRDGSPLLAPEAVVSILVDRKDVPDLPAVTTALGEALTPFDAALTPQAIADGVAKTPEGQVYQVAALRDADYQVVKPKIYELPGVRFSSQTSLLPPVKNFGSQVLPAIRKAVEEEVAGRAGFRVYTVNSAGDELEGLFEKPSEPADAVNSVLSKIVQTAAEDAVEPLTQPAMLVAIQPSTGDVLAVAQNGPADAQGAIALTGQFPPGSTFKIITAAAALEDGKVQADTPVPCPGKTTIDGRRVVPNDHDFDKGTIPLHSAFAFSCNTTFAEIAAGLPADALTKTADKLGIGVDFDIPSITTITGSTPAATDVVERAEDGFGQGKVLASPFGMAVAAATVASGTLPLPSLLRGRQTKADHTPTPVAPAVLDPVRQMMREVVEVGTAQLLVDVPDVRGKTGTAQFGDGVNSHGWFVGYQGDLAFATLILGANSSIPAVEVTGKFLRALG from the coding sequence GTGCGGGTGAACCCTGAGTTGACCGTCGTGTTGGGCGCGCTGCTGGTGATCAGCGGTTGCGGGCTGTTCCAATCGAGGCCCGGACCCGACCGGATCACGGATGATTTCCTGGCCCGGCTGTCGAGCGGGGACACGCAGGCCGCGGCCGCGCTGACCGACGACCCCGGCCAGGCCAAGGACGTCCTGGACAAGGTGCGGGCCGCGTTGAAGCCCGAGTCGGTGAAGGTGAAGGTCGACCAGGTCCGCAACGCCAAGGGCGAGGGCACCACGGCGGACGCGACGATCACCTACGACTGGGACCTCGGGCACAACCACGTCTGGAACTACCAGGGCAAGCTCGACCTGCGCCGGGACGACGACGACTGGAAGGTCCACTGGGAGCCGTCGCTGGTGCACCCGAAGCTGGCCGCCCAGCAGAGCCTCGCGGTCGCGGACCTGACCCCGAACCTGGCGCCCGTCCTGGACCGCGACGGCTCGCCGCTGCTGGCCCCGGAAGCGGTCGTGTCGATCCTGGTCGACCGCAAGGACGTGCCCGACCTGCCCGCCGTCACGACGGCGTTGGGGGAGGCGCTGACGCCGTTCGACGCGGCGCTGACCCCGCAAGCCATCGCCGACGGCGTGGCGAAGACGCCCGAGGGGCAGGTCTACCAGGTGGCAGCGCTGCGCGACGCGGACTACCAGGTGGTGAAGCCGAAGATCTACGAGCTGCCCGGCGTGCGGTTCAGCTCGCAGACCAGCCTGCTGCCGCCGGTGAAGAACTTCGGCTCGCAGGTGCTGCCCGCGATCCGCAAGGCGGTCGAGGAGGAGGTCGCGGGCCGCGCGGGCTTCCGGGTCTACACCGTGAACTCCGCCGGTGACGAGCTGGAGGGCCTGTTCGAGAAGCCGTCCGAGCCCGCCGACGCGGTGAACAGCGTGCTGAGCAAGATCGTGCAGACCGCGGCGGAGGACGCCGTCGAACCGCTGACCCAGCCCGCGATGCTGGTCGCGATCCAGCCGTCCACCGGTGACGTCCTGGCCGTCGCGCAGAACGGTCCCGCCGACGCGCAGGGCGCCATCGCGCTGACCGGCCAGTTCCCGCCCGGCTCCACGTTCAAGATCATCACAGCCGCCGCCGCGCTGGAGGACGGCAAGGTCCAGGCGGACACCCCGGTGCCCTGCCCCGGCAAGACCACGATCGACGGCCGCCGCGTCGTGCCGAACGACCACGACTTCGACAAGGGCACGATCCCGTTGCACAGCGCGTTCGCGTTCTCCTGCAACACGACGTTCGCCGAGATCGCCGCGGGCCTGCCCGCCGACGCGCTCACCAAGACCGCCGACAAGCTCGGCATCGGCGTCGACTTCGACATCCCCTCGATCACCACCATCACCGGCTCGACCCCGGCCGCGACCGACGTCGTGGAACGCGCGGAGGACGGCTTCGGCCAGGGCAAGGTCCTCGCCAGCCCGTTCGGCATGGCCGTCGCCGCGGCCACCGTCGCGAGCGGCACCCTGCCCCTGCCGTCGCTGCTGCGCGGCCGGCAGACCAAGGCCGACCACACCCCGACACCCGTCGCCCCCGCCGTGCTCGACCCGGTCCGCCAGATGATGCGCGAGGTCGTCGAGGTCGGCACCGCCCAGCTGCTCGTGGACGTCCCGGACGTGCGCGGCAAGACCGGCACGGCCCAGTTCGGCGACGGCGTCAACTCCCACGGCTGGTTCGTCGGCTACCAGGGCGACCTCGCCTTCGCCACCCTGATCCTCGGCGCGAACTCGTCGATCCCGGCGGTGGAGGTGACGGGGAAGTTCTTGCGGGCGTTGGGCTGA